The proteins below are encoded in one region of Solenopsis invicta isolate M01_SB chromosome 8, UNIL_Sinv_3.0, whole genome shotgun sequence:
- the LOC105198424 gene encoding uncharacterized protein LOC105198424 isoform X1, which yields MQTDEEIQYAPRSRPVSFYDNYKDVMPPCVTSTMSVDNLNQVRDGNDTSAVSQSNNNNNSINNSNNNNNNNRVSSAVSAGNVSKIHTAKVTGAVSTGNIGRICRGDKEKELGRAPSMANCLSTTVPVNLAASQIAGRHTPTRNSLRHSRMIVMHRTGHRPEKILPPLIYHRRLARCLAALQTILGVAVISLSLWLLLWASHLPVMDNPYWSGMPLLISGSFGISLLCCFKKEYPALTSGLCLSATKVVSMFLAVLATIACVSACIFSAMHLSRLMGLECTPARVLNATCVCRPRGEPPDSLENAIRYMDLNCPEVENILTILLIFSCTCNGLGALVSGWYSYLHWSTRYKRPKYTQVRTNTISMNNKFSSRPIYKLNLEER from the exons ATGCAGACCGACGAAGAGATTCAGTACGCGCCGAGAAGCCGGCCGGTGAGCTTTTACGATAATTACAAG GACGTGATGCCGCCTTGTGTCACTTCCACCATGAGTGTGGACAATTTGAACCAGGTTCGTGATGGCAATGACACATCCGCCGTATCTCAAAGCAACAACAATAATAACAGCATTAACAATAgcaacaataacaacaacaacaatagGGTCAGTAGCGCCGTTAGCGCGGGCAACGTATCAAAGATTCACACTGCCAAAGTCACGG GTGCGGTGTCAACCGGAAACATTGGGCGTATTTGCCGCGGCGACAAAGAGAAGGAACTCGGTCGGGCGCCATCGATGGCCAACTGCTTATCAACCACTGTTCCTGTCAATCTGGCAGCTTCTCAAATAGCCGGCCGACATACGCCCACGAGAAATTCTTTGAGGCACAGCCGGATGATCGTGATGCATCGGACCGGTCATC gcCCGGAAAAAATTTTACCTCCTTTGATCTATCATCGACGATTAGCTCGATGTCTGGCGGCATTACAGACTATCCTCGGCGTTGCGGTGATTTCCCTATCATTATGGTTGTTGCTTTGGGCATCACACCTGCCGGTCATGGACAATCCGTATTGGAGCGGCATGCCC CTCTTGATATCCGGAAGCTTCGGAATTAGCCTTTTATGCTGTTTCAAAAAGGAATATCCTGCTTTGACTTCTGGACTTTGTCTTTCCGCCACAAAG GTAGTTAGCATGTTTTTGGCGGTCCTAGCCACCATCGCATGTGTGAGTGCGTGCATATTCTCCGCGATGCACTTGTCACGTCTCATGGGACTGGAATGCACTCCGGCGCGAGTATTAAATGCCACGTGTGTGTGCAGACCACGAGGCGAACCACCTGATTCGCTCGAAAATGCAATCAG ATACATGGATCTTAATTGCCCCGAAGTAGAAAATATCCTAACGATCTTGCTCATCTTCTCGTGCACTTGCAACGGACTAGGCGCTTTGGTGTCGGGATGGTATAGTTATCTCCACTGGAGCACGCGATACAAAAGGCCAAAGTACACGCAGGTTAGGACCAATACCATTTCCATGAACAATAAATTTAGTAGTAGACCGATCTACAAACTGAACCTGGAGGAACGATGA
- the LOC105198424 gene encoding uncharacterized protein LOC105198424 isoform X2, whose amino-acid sequence MQTDEEIQYAPRSRPDVMPPCVTSTMSVDNLNQVRDGNDTSAVSQSNNNNNSINNSNNNNNNNRVSSAVSAGNVSKIHTAKVTGAVSTGNIGRICRGDKEKELGRAPSMANCLSTTVPVNLAASQIAGRHTPTRNSLRHSRMIVMHRTGHRPEKILPPLIYHRRLARCLAALQTILGVAVISLSLWLLLWASHLPVMDNPYWSGMPLLISGSFGISLLCCFKKEYPALTSGLCLSATKVVSMFLAVLATIACVSACIFSAMHLSRLMGLECTPARVLNATCVCRPRGEPPDSLENAIRYMDLNCPEVENILTILLIFSCTCNGLGALVSGWYSYLHWSTRYKRPKYTQVRTNTISMNNKFSSRPIYKLNLEER is encoded by the exons ATGCAGACCGACGAAGAGATTCAGTACGCGCCGAGAAGCCGGCCG GACGTGATGCCGCCTTGTGTCACTTCCACCATGAGTGTGGACAATTTGAACCAGGTTCGTGATGGCAATGACACATCCGCCGTATCTCAAAGCAACAACAATAATAACAGCATTAACAATAgcaacaataacaacaacaacaatagGGTCAGTAGCGCCGTTAGCGCGGGCAACGTATCAAAGATTCACACTGCCAAAGTCACGG GTGCGGTGTCAACCGGAAACATTGGGCGTATTTGCCGCGGCGACAAAGAGAAGGAACTCGGTCGGGCGCCATCGATGGCCAACTGCTTATCAACCACTGTTCCTGTCAATCTGGCAGCTTCTCAAATAGCCGGCCGACATACGCCCACGAGAAATTCTTTGAGGCACAGCCGGATGATCGTGATGCATCGGACCGGTCATC gcCCGGAAAAAATTTTACCTCCTTTGATCTATCATCGACGATTAGCTCGATGTCTGGCGGCATTACAGACTATCCTCGGCGTTGCGGTGATTTCCCTATCATTATGGTTGTTGCTTTGGGCATCACACCTGCCGGTCATGGACAATCCGTATTGGAGCGGCATGCCC CTCTTGATATCCGGAAGCTTCGGAATTAGCCTTTTATGCTGTTTCAAAAAGGAATATCCTGCTTTGACTTCTGGACTTTGTCTTTCCGCCACAAAG GTAGTTAGCATGTTTTTGGCGGTCCTAGCCACCATCGCATGTGTGAGTGCGTGCATATTCTCCGCGATGCACTTGTCACGTCTCATGGGACTGGAATGCACTCCGGCGCGAGTATTAAATGCCACGTGTGTGTGCAGACCACGAGGCGAACCACCTGATTCGCTCGAAAATGCAATCAG ATACATGGATCTTAATTGCCCCGAAGTAGAAAATATCCTAACGATCTTGCTCATCTTCTCGTGCACTTGCAACGGACTAGGCGCTTTGGTGTCGGGATGGTATAGTTATCTCCACTGGAGCACGCGATACAAAAGGCCAAAGTACACGCAGGTTAGGACCAATACCATTTCCATGAACAATAAATTTAGTAGTAGACCGATCTACAAACTGAACCTGGAGGAACGATGA